TCCATCGCACCGGTCGGACGTCGCGCAGTCAGCTCGACACGATCGAGCACCTGCTGGCCGCAGGTCAGGCAGCGGGAGAGATCCGCGACGGCGACGCGGCCCGGATGGCGACCACCGTCCTGCAGATGGCGTGGTCGTTTGCGCTGACCGGCCCCGTCTTCACCGACCCCGACGACGTCGACGCGCTCGACGACGAACTCTCGGAACTCCTCGAAAGGTACCTCCGCCCATGACCTCCGACATGCTCATCGGCCACCCCTCCATCGACCCCTCGTCGCTTCTGTCACCTTCGCGTCGGAGCGCCGACCTGGCTCGGCTCGCTGCATCGCCGGCAGTGGATCTCGTGGTGATCGGCGGCGGCGTGACCGGTGCCGGTGTTGCCCTCGACGCCGTCTCGCGCGGCCTGTCGACGGTGCTCATCGAGAGCCGTGATCTTGCGTTCGGCACCAGCCGGTGGTCATCGAAGTTGGTGCACGGCGGCCTTCGATACCTGGCGTCCGGCGCAGTCGGCATCGCCTACGAGAGCGCCGTAGAGCGTGACGCGTTGATCTGCACGATCGCTCCGCACCTGGTGCGGCCGCTGCCGCAGGTGGTGCCGCTGACGAAGGACGTCAACTTCTTCAACGCCGCACTGACGCGGACAGGATTCCTCGCCGGTGACGCGCTGCGAATCGCCGCCAAGACACCTTCGTCCACACTGGCCCGCTCGCGGCGCATCTCCGCCTCCGAGGTTGTTGAGCTCGCGCCGACCGTCAAGCAGGACGGCCTGCGCGGCGGCCTCCTGAACTGGGACGGACAGCTCAACGACGACGCCCGTCTTGTGATCGGCATCGCGCGGACCGCGGCTTCACTCGGGGCGACCGTCCTGACCCACGCCCGCGCCGACCAGGTGACCGGAACGTCTGTCGACGTGACCGACGAACTCACCGGCGCCAGCTTCGGCATCCGCGCGAAGGCCGTCGTGAACGCGACCGGAGTATGGGCCGCACAGGTCGACTCCGCGATCGCCCTTCGCCCGAGCCGTGGCACTCATCTGGTGATGAGTCAGGACAGCTTCAACGGCCTGACGGCCGGACTCACCGTCGCCGTGCCCGGCCATTTCGGCCGCTACGTCTTCGCTCTCCCGCAGGCCGACGGCCGCGTGTACGTCGGGCTCACTGACGAGGAGGCCGATGGCGAGATTCCGGACGTTCCGCGGCCTGAGGAGTCGGAGATCGACTTCCTTCTCGACACGGTGAACCTCGCACTCGGCACACCGCTGTCTCGTGACGATGTCATCGGCACGTACTCCGGGCTGCGCCCCCTTCTCGATTCCGGATCGGGCGAGACGTCGGACGTCTCCCGCAAGCACGCCGTCCTGACACGCGGCGACGGACTGGTGACCGTGGTCGGCGGCAAGCTGACCACCTACCGTCGAATGGCACAGGATGCCGTCGACGCAGCGATCCAGGCGTCCGGCCTCACCGCATCCGAGTGCCGGACACGCGCATTGCCGCTGGTCGGGGCCGCGGGGCCGGACGTCCTCGCCGGCGTCAACGCGCCCGATCGTTTGGTCGCGAAGTACGGGACGGAAGCTCCGGCCGTCGTCGACCTCGGGGCATCCGTCCCAGCCCTCGCCTCGCCGGTGGCCGACGGCACCGAAGTGACCGGCGCCGAGTTCGTGTTCGGTGTGCACGCCGAGGGCGCGATCACCGTGGACGATGTTCTCGAGCGCCGATCCCGCCTCTCCCTCACCCCACTCGTCGCCGACGCCGCCCGCCCCGCCGCGGAGGCTGCGTTCTAGCCGTCTCCAGACGGGGACTAGTCGGGGAGCATCGGGGCGTCGTCGCCGTGATGACGGTTGATCAGTGCGCCGCGGGTGACGGCGTCGCGGCCGAACTTGCCACGTAGGGAGTCGACGGCGATGTCGAGAGCGGCGGCGTGATCGTCGCCGTCGAACGGCAGGGTGAGTTGGACGGCGCCGTGGTCGGCGAGATTCGTCAATGAGAGCCCGATCAGTGTGCAGCCTCGTGCCCGGACGAGCGGCATCGCATCGGCGAGCAGTCCGCGTGCCACCGCGAGGATCGTCTCCGTCGAGTCCGTCGGATCGGGCAGCGAGCGGGATCGGGTGACCGCGTCGAAGTCCTGAAACCGAAGCCGAAGGACCACGGTCCGTGTCAGCCGGTCGGCCTTGCGAAGCCTGACGCCGAGACGGTCGACGATCGCCAGGAGTGTCGCCTCGATATCGGACTCCGACTTGATCCGACGTCCGAGCGCGCGCTGTGCCCCGATCGATCGGCGTCGCCTTCCTGTCTCGACCCGCCTCGGGTCCCGGGCCATCGACAGCGCGTACAAGTGCGCGCCGGTACCGCGGCCGAGAAGCCCGCACATGCGCGACTCCCCCAACTCGGCGATCTGCCCCACTGTCGAGATCCCGGCGTCAAACAGGCGTGCCTCCGTCTTCGCTCCCACACCCCACAACCTCCGCACGGGAAGCGGATGGAGGAAGTCGAGTTCACGCCCGGCCTCCACATGTAGAAGGCCGTCCGGCTTGCCGACCGCGCTCGCGACCTTCGCCAGAAACTTGCTGCGCGCCACGCCCACGGTGATCGGCAGACCGACGTCGACCCGGACACGCTCCCGCAGGCGCTCCGCTATCTCGACCGGCGTCCCGCTGATCTTGCGCAGGCCGGAGACGTCGAGGAACGCTTCGTCGACCGATATTCCCTCCACCAGCGGCGTCACGTCCCGGAACACATCAAAGACCGCCTTCGAAGCCTGCATGTACGCGTCGAACCGCGCGGGCATCGTCACCGCCGTCGGACACAATGCTCGCGCCTCGTGACCGGGCATCGGGGATCGGACGCCGACGGCTTTCGCCTCGTAACTCGCCGCCAACACGACGCCGCCCCCGACGAGCACGGGACGCCCACGAAGATGCGGGTGATCGCGTTGCTCGACCGACGCGTAGAACGAGTCGAGATCGGCGTGGAGGATCGACGCGTCGGCGCGTTCGAACTGTTCGATCCTCATGCAGCGATCATGGCACCCCGGTACGACAATCTCCGGTGGTCGACATGACAGATGTCATCGGATTTCCATGACGAGCGCACACGAACCGATGACTCTGCGCACTACTGCACACACCCGCAGGCCGCGAGGCTTGACGCATGAACACAACACCTTCCGCCGGACACTCCCCCCGGCCCGAGCCCGGCCTCCGCGACGCCTCGTTCCACGACCTGTTCATGGACTGCTGCCGCCTCGGCCCGGCACCGACGCGATCCCGAGAGCTGTTCGCAATCGGTGTGACCGCTGTCCTCATCGGACTGGTGCTCGTCATCGTGCAGCCCCCTCTGGCCGCCGGAGCGTTCGCGGTCGGCATCGCCGGCGCATTCATGGCGGTGCGCTGGGGTATCGGCACCCGCGACAAGTGGACCCGCCGATGACCGCGATCATCGACGCCAACAACCTGCACCGTTGGTACGGACACGGCGACGCCGCCTATCACGCGGTTCGCGGTGTCGACCTCACCGTCGACGAGGGCGAGGTGTTCGCCCTGCTCGGAACCAACGGTGCAGGCAAGACGTCGACCCTCGATCTTCTCGAAGGCCTGGCGACACCGGACGACGGAACGGTCGCGGTGTTCGGGCTCGATCCCGTCAACGATCGGCGGGCGGTCCGTCCAGACGTGGGCATCATGCTTCAGTCCGGAGGGCTGCCCGCCGAACTGACCGTCGCCGAGACTCTCGAGATGTGGCGCGGCACCTGCAGCCATCCGACCACCGTGGACGACGTTCTCGGGAAGGTCCGCCTCGCGGGCCGGGCAGACGTCCGAGTCGGCTCGCTGTCCGGCGGCGAGAAACGCCGCGTCGACCTGGCGTGCGCTCTGCTGGGCCGCCCGCGACTGCTCTTCCTCGACGAGCCGACCACCGGTCTCGATCCAGAGAGCCGGCGTGCCACCTGGACGCTCCTCACCGACCTCAAGGCCGCGGGCGTCACGATGGTTCTGACAACCCACTATCTCGACGAAGCGGAAGCACTCGCGGATCGGATCGCGATAATGCACGCCGGGGCCGTCTCGCGGGAGGGCACGCTGCGCGACATCGTCGACGCTCACCCATCCACCGTCACGTTCGACGCCCCGGACGTTGCACTCCCGGAGTTCAGCGGCATGCATTCCGAAGCGGGCCGAGTGGAAATCCGCACCTTCGCCCTCCAGCGCGACCTGCACAGGCTACTGACCTGGGCAGACGCCGCCGACGTGCAACTGACAGGTCTGGCGGCACGAGCAGCATCGCTCGAGTCGGTATTCCTCGACATCGCTGGAGAGACCACCCTTGCGACGACCGGAGCGAACCGATGACCACTGCAGACACTTTCCGCCGCCGCCCGCTGTACTCACTGGCTCGCGCCGAGTTCCGTCAGTTCCTCCGCAACAGGACTCTCGTGGTGATGGGCATCGTGTTCCCCGTCCTCCTGCCACTCACGATCTTCCTGCTCTCTCGCAGCAACGGCGTCACTCACGACTCGGTCGCGGCGACGTTCGACATGTTCGCGCTGTACGCCTTGGTGTTCGTGCAGTTCTACACGGTGCTGTCGATGGTCACGACACGCCGTGGCGAGGGCGTGCTGAAACGACTGCGCACCGGTGAGGCCGCCGACTGGCAGATACTCGCCGCACCTAACGTGCCGGGCGTGACGGTGACCGCCGCCTCGTCGCTTGT
This genomic window from Gordonia sp. PDNC005 contains:
- a CDS encoding glycerol-3-phosphate dehydrogenase/oxidase; the encoded protein is MTSDMLIGHPSIDPSSLLSPSRRSADLARLAASPAVDLVVIGGGVTGAGVALDAVSRGLSTVLIESRDLAFGTSRWSSKLVHGGLRYLASGAVGIAYESAVERDALICTIAPHLVRPLPQVVPLTKDVNFFNAALTRTGFLAGDALRIAAKTPSSTLARSRRISASEVVELAPTVKQDGLRGGLLNWDGQLNDDARLVIGIARTAASLGATVLTHARADQVTGTSVDVTDELTGASFGIRAKAVVNATGVWAAQVDSAIALRPSRGTHLVMSQDSFNGLTAGLTVAVPGHFGRYVFALPQADGRVYVGLTDEEADGEIPDVPRPEESEIDFLLDTVNLALGTPLSRDDVIGTYSGLRPLLDSGSGETSDVSRKHAVLTRGDGLVTVVGGKLTTYRRMAQDAVDAAIQASGLTASECRTRALPLVGAAGPDVLAGVNAPDRLVAKYGTEAPAVVDLGASVPALASPVADGTEVTGAEFVFGVHAEGAITVDDVLERRSRLSLTPLVADAARPAAEAAF
- a CDS encoding ABC transporter ATP-binding protein, encoding MTAIIDANNLHRWYGHGDAAYHAVRGVDLTVDEGEVFALLGTNGAGKTSTLDLLEGLATPDDGTVAVFGLDPVNDRRAVRPDVGIMLQSGGLPAELTVAETLEMWRGTCSHPTTVDDVLGKVRLAGRADVRVGSLSGGEKRRVDLACALLGRPRLLFLDEPTTGLDPESRRATWTLLTDLKAAGVTMVLTTHYLDEAEALADRIAIMHAGAVSREGTLRDIVDAHPSTVTFDAPDVALPEFSGMHSEAGRVEIRTFALQRDLHRLLTWADAADVQLTGLAARAASLESVFLDIAGETTLATTGANR
- the dinB gene encoding DNA polymerase IV encodes the protein MRIEQFERADASILHADLDSFYASVEQRDHPHLRGRPVLVGGGVVLAASYEAKAVGVRSPMPGHEARALCPTAVTMPARFDAYMQASKAVFDVFRDVTPLVEGISVDEAFLDVSGLRKISGTPVEIAERLRERVRVDVGLPITVGVARSKFLAKVASAVGKPDGLLHVEAGRELDFLHPLPVRRLWGVGAKTEARLFDAGISTVGQIAELGESRMCGLLGRGTGAHLYALSMARDPRRVETGRRRRSIGAQRALGRRIKSESDIEATLLAIVDRLGVRLRKADRLTRTVVLRLRFQDFDAVTRSRSLPDPTDSTETILAVARGLLADAMPLVRARGCTLIGLSLTNLADHGAVQLTLPFDGDDHAAALDIAVDSLRGKFGRDAVTRGALINRHHGDDAPMLPD